In Perca fluviatilis chromosome 11, GENO_Pfluv_1.0, whole genome shotgun sequence, the following proteins share a genomic window:
- the abhd17aa gene encoding abhydrolase domain containing 17A, depalmitoylase a has translation MNGLSIRELCCLFCCPPCPSRIAAKLAFLPPEPTYALLPDTDPSSGAGAATGSSSGAAQPSLGAPGLRSRQGTSSGADRGGGAGGGGGGGGGGGGGGGGGAGGSGWSEGRWKLHLTERAEFQYSQRELDVTDVFLTRSSRGNRVGCMYIRCAPNARFTVLFSHGNAVDLGQMSSFYIGLGTRINCNIFSYDYSGYGVSTGKPSEKNLYADIDAAWHALRSRYGISPENIILYGQSIGTVPTVDLASRFECAAVVLHSPLTSGMRVAFPDTKKTYCFDAFPNIEKVSKIPSPVLIIHGTEDEVIDFSHGLALFERCPKAVEPLWVEGAGHNDIELYSQYLERLRRFINQDLAAQHA, from the exons ATGAACGGTCTGTCCATACGAGAGCTATGCTGTCTGTTCTGCTGCCCCCCTTGCCCCAGCCGCATTGCAGCCAAACTGGCTTTCCTCCCTCCAGAGCCCACCTACGCCCTTCTCCCTGACACAGATCCAAGCTCTGGAGCTGGAGCTGCTACTGGGTCCAGTTCCGGGGCTGCTCAGCCTTCTCTAGGAGCCCCAGGACTCCGTTCCCGGCAGGGCACTAGTAGtggagctgacagaggaggtggtgctggaggtgggggtggtggaggaggaggaggaggaggtggtggtg gaggaggagcaggtggCAGCGGTTGGAGTGAGGGCAGGTGGAAGCTTCATCTCACAGAGAGAGCAGAGTTCCAGTATTCACAGAGAGAGCTGGATGTGACGGATGTATTCCTGACCAGATCTAGCCGAGGGAACAGGGTGGGGTGCATGTACATCCGCTGTGCCCCCAATGCTAG GTTTACAGTGTTGTTTTCCCATGGCAATGCAGTAGACCTGGGTCAGATGAGCAGCTTCTACATCGGCTTAGGCACACGCATCAACtgcaacatcttttcctatGATTACTCCGGCTATGGTGTTAGCACTGGCAAGCCCTCTGAGAAGAACCTATACGCGGACATTGATGCTGCCTGGCATGCCCTGCGTTCTCG GTATGGCATCAGCCCTGAGAATATCATCCTGTATGGACAGAGCATCGGCACGGTGCCTACAGTAGACTTGGCATCACGGTTTGAGTGTGCCGCTGTGGTCCTCCACTCACCTCTCACCTCCGGCATGAGAGTGGCTTTCCCTGACACCAAGAAAACCTACTGCTTTGATGCATTCCCtaa CATAGAGAAAGTGTCAAAGATCCCGTCTCCAGTACTGATCATCCACGGTACAGAGGACGAGGTGATCGACTTCTCTCACGGCCTCGCCCTGTTTGAGCGCTGTCCCAAGGCGGTGGAGCCCCTCTGGGTGGAGGGAGCCGGTCACAACGACATTGAGCTTTACAGTCAGTACCTGGAGAGGCTACGGCGCTTCATCAACCAGGACCTGGCTGCACAGCATGCctga
- the LOC120568101 gene encoding GRAM domain-containing protein 2B-like isoform X2 yields the protein MCMSWKYFFSTMTAKCRRFSLDSSVCLDGVGRLDARRGSSRFSSKESKKSLDDARLEIQKLNHSLNSNMPLREQTIAERSNWLPNNNSFRKHKKTFHKLFQEIPEGENLTHTFICALQKEVLYHGKLFVCENYVCFHSSVLLKDTKVVIPGSSIRGVKKHHSGLSMLSIQTADGEKYSFVSLRNREMCYELLQTVCSHAQEESVNGSPHISSAENEVDHDVTSSYSSLEDSIDHDLSRQNSIYLDNGLPQMSSEGPTRCSSTRQNSLTDEDDRGASVRWIRRITERVVPLFFLREIRNLSFLVYVYMMLTVLLLLGSGYIGLRILALEEQLAELSLHHREYQQT from the exons ATGTGTATGAGTTGGAAGTACTTCTTTTCTACCATGACTGCGAAATGCAGGAGATTCTCACTGGACAGCTCTGT CTGTCTGGATGGAGTCGGACGCCTTGACGCAAGAAGAGGCAGCAGCAGGTTTAGCAGTAAGGAATCCAAAAAGAGTCTGGACGATGCCCGACTGGAGATCCAGAAGTTAAATCACAGCCTCAACTCCAACATGCCCCTCAG GGAGCAGACCATAGCTGAGCGCTCCAATTGGCTACCCAACAATAAT AGCTTCCGGAAGCACAAGAAAACCTTCCACAAGCTGTTCCAGGAGATTCCTGAGGGGGAGAACCTGACACACA caTTCATCTGTGCCTTGCAGAAGGAGGTGCTGTATCATGGGAAACTCTTTGTTTGTGAGAACTACGTGTGTTTCCACTCGTCAGTGCTGCTCAAAGACACCAAG GTGGTGATTCCTGGCTCCAGCATCAGAGGGGTGAAGAAACATCACTCAGGCTTATCCATGTTGTCTATTCAAACTGCTGATGGAGAGAAG tACTCATTTGTGTCTTTGAGGAACCGTGAGATGTGTTATGAACTCCTCCAAACTGTCTGTTCACATGCACAG GAGGAGAGCGTCAACGGCAGCCCTCATATCTCCTCTGCAGAGAATGAAGTCGATCATGATGTG ACCTCCAGTTATTCCAGTTTGGAGGACAGCATAGATCATGATCTGAGCAGACAGAACAGCATTTACCTTGACAACGGCCTCCCTCAGATGTCCAGTGAAG GTCCTACAAGATGCAGTTCCACCCGTCAAAACAGCTTAACAGACGAAGACGACAGAGGAGCGT CTGTAAGGTGGATTCGGAGGATCACTGAGAGGGTCGTACCGCTTTTCTTCCTCCGAGAAATTAGGAATCTCAGCTTTCTCGTTTACGTCTACATGATGCT gACGGTGTTGCTCCTGTTGGGGTCTGGGTACATCGGGCTGAGGATCTTAGCACTGGAGGAGCAGCTGGCTGAGTTGTCTTTACACCACAGAGA GTACCAACAAACGTAG
- the LOC120568101 gene encoding GRAM domain-containing protein 2B-like isoform X3: MPLREQTIAERSNWLPNNNSFRKHKKTFHKLFQEIPEGENLTHTFICALQKEVLYHGKLFVCENYVCFHSSVLLKDTKVVIPGSSIRGVKKHHSGLSMLSIQTADGEKYSFVSLRNREMCYELLQTVCSHAQEESVNGSPHISSAENEVDHDVTSSYSSLEDSIDHDLSRQNSIYLDNGLPQMSSEGPTRCSSTRQNSLTDEDDRGASVRWIRRITERVVPLFFLREIRNLSFLVYVYMMLTVLLLLGSGYIGLRILALEEQLAELSLHHREYQQT, translated from the exons ATGCCCCTCAG GGAGCAGACCATAGCTGAGCGCTCCAATTGGCTACCCAACAATAAT AGCTTCCGGAAGCACAAGAAAACCTTCCACAAGCTGTTCCAGGAGATTCCTGAGGGGGAGAACCTGACACACA caTTCATCTGTGCCTTGCAGAAGGAGGTGCTGTATCATGGGAAACTCTTTGTTTGTGAGAACTACGTGTGTTTCCACTCGTCAGTGCTGCTCAAAGACACCAAG GTGGTGATTCCTGGCTCCAGCATCAGAGGGGTGAAGAAACATCACTCAGGCTTATCCATGTTGTCTATTCAAACTGCTGATGGAGAGAAG tACTCATTTGTGTCTTTGAGGAACCGTGAGATGTGTTATGAACTCCTCCAAACTGTCTGTTCACATGCACAG GAGGAGAGCGTCAACGGCAGCCCTCATATCTCCTCTGCAGAGAATGAAGTCGATCATGATGTG ACCTCCAGTTATTCCAGTTTGGAGGACAGCATAGATCATGATCTGAGCAGACAGAACAGCATTTACCTTGACAACGGCCTCCCTCAGATGTCCAGTGAAG GTCCTACAAGATGCAGTTCCACCCGTCAAAACAGCTTAACAGACGAAGACGACAGAGGAGCGT CTGTAAGGTGGATTCGGAGGATCACTGAGAGGGTCGTACCGCTTTTCTTCCTCCGAGAAATTAGGAATCTCAGCTTTCTCGTTTACGTCTACATGATGCT gACGGTGTTGCTCCTGTTGGGGTCTGGGTACATCGGGCTGAGGATCTTAGCACTGGAGGAGCAGCTGGCTGAGTTGTCTTTACACCACAGAGA GTACCAACAAACGTAG
- the LOC120568101 gene encoding GRAM domain-containing protein 2B-like isoform X1: MCMSWKYFFSTMTAKCRRFSLDSSVSCLDGVGRLDARRGSSRFSSKESKKSLDDARLEIQKLNHSLNSNMPLREQTIAERSNWLPNNNSFRKHKKTFHKLFQEIPEGENLTHTFICALQKEVLYHGKLFVCENYVCFHSSVLLKDTKVVIPGSSIRGVKKHHSGLSMLSIQTADGEKYSFVSLRNREMCYELLQTVCSHAQEESVNGSPHISSAENEVDHDVTSSYSSLEDSIDHDLSRQNSIYLDNGLPQMSSEGPTRCSSTRQNSLTDEDDRGASVRWIRRITERVVPLFFLREIRNLSFLVYVYMMLTVLLLLGSGYIGLRILALEEQLAELSLHHREYQQT, from the exons ATGTGTATGAGTTGGAAGTACTTCTTTTCTACCATGACTGCGAAATGCAGGAGATTCTCACTGGACAGCTCTGT CAGCTGTCTGGATGGAGTCGGACGCCTTGACGCAAGAAGAGGCAGCAGCAGGTTTAGCAGTAAGGAATCCAAAAAGAGTCTGGACGATGCCCGACTGGAGATCCAGAAGTTAAATCACAGCCTCAACTCCAACATGCCCCTCAG GGAGCAGACCATAGCTGAGCGCTCCAATTGGCTACCCAACAATAAT AGCTTCCGGAAGCACAAGAAAACCTTCCACAAGCTGTTCCAGGAGATTCCTGAGGGGGAGAACCTGACACACA caTTCATCTGTGCCTTGCAGAAGGAGGTGCTGTATCATGGGAAACTCTTTGTTTGTGAGAACTACGTGTGTTTCCACTCGTCAGTGCTGCTCAAAGACACCAAG GTGGTGATTCCTGGCTCCAGCATCAGAGGGGTGAAGAAACATCACTCAGGCTTATCCATGTTGTCTATTCAAACTGCTGATGGAGAGAAG tACTCATTTGTGTCTTTGAGGAACCGTGAGATGTGTTATGAACTCCTCCAAACTGTCTGTTCACATGCACAG GAGGAGAGCGTCAACGGCAGCCCTCATATCTCCTCTGCAGAGAATGAAGTCGATCATGATGTG ACCTCCAGTTATTCCAGTTTGGAGGACAGCATAGATCATGATCTGAGCAGACAGAACAGCATTTACCTTGACAACGGCCTCCCTCAGATGTCCAGTGAAG GTCCTACAAGATGCAGTTCCACCCGTCAAAACAGCTTAACAGACGAAGACGACAGAGGAGCGT CTGTAAGGTGGATTCGGAGGATCACTGAGAGGGTCGTACCGCTTTTCTTCCTCCGAGAAATTAGGAATCTCAGCTTTCTCGTTTACGTCTACATGATGCT gACGGTGTTGCTCCTGTTGGGGTCTGGGTACATCGGGCTGAGGATCTTAGCACTGGAGGAGCAGCTGGCTGAGTTGTCTTTACACCACAGAGA GTACCAACAAACGTAG